GAAAATGGGTCGTGTGGTCGGCTTTTTCCGTGAATAAAAGTGCACGCATAGTTTTTGCAAAAATGCATCATCCGAGCGCCaccactcactgacaggtgggatcATACACACGGATACGCCTACATATGTATGTTGTGACCGTATGTGCACGCCTGAGTCAAGTTAAGTGACCGCAATTCCGTATTTTCAAAGTTCTAGCACCAAACTGAACATTGAATGCAAGTTCTATGACTTCCGGTGATATTACCTCACTAGAAGTCATACAACTTGCGCTTGATGTTCACTTTGGTACTAGAACTTTGAAAAAACGAATTGTAGTCACTTAACTTGACTCAAGCATGCACATACGGTTACAAAATACGTGTGCGGACTTATCCGTGTGTATGCTCCTCGGCCAACGCAGTTTTACGCACAACACCATCGTATTTTCTTTATTTGCGGAAAAAGCCGGCCACCATGATGCATTTCTGCAGAAAACCCCCTCGCGTTTATTTTACTTACAAAAAGGCCAACCATTGTACTGCTCATTCGTGCGAAAATAAACACACAAAAATTGCGTTTGTGCGTGTTGAACCGGCGACCTACAATTTAGAGACAATTCAGACTAGCCACTCCACCAACAATGGTCCGATGACTGGAAAGGATAACAACAGTATGTGTAATGGATTCGGACGCATGCGGAGCTTAAATGCGCTGAAGATACTGCAGCCAGTATGCACGCACTATTTTTACAAAGATATTTTATACAAACGATGATCAgtaaataaaatatttaaattTAAACCAATGCATTATGTAATTTTTTAGTAAAACATAAGTAATAAACATTTAAGATATTTGTAAAATGTAAGTAATAAAGATATGTTCAAAAATTTGTCTATtaaaatattatatatatatatatatatatatatatatatatatatatatagacgaTGATTAGTAAACAAAAACATTTAATTATAAAGCTTGAGCTATACAAATATGCGTGTAATTACTGAAATGCTTTTATAAgtaaaatatttttttgaattattaaaATTATACATACATTCTTTATAATTCATAAATATCATTTTAAATATACGTATATTTATAAAATAATACATGATTGTTTTAAAGTAAGTTATTTTGTTTGTATGTTCAGCAGTCTAAATTTTGAATATTTTTAGATATAAAAACATTGAGCTGTATAAATAATATTTTTGCATTGCAATTTTGAAAATATGTTTATTATTTAAATTATACAAACAATTTTTATGAATCATAAAAAAGATTTTAAATATATGAATATTTTTAAAAGTACGTTATTTCGATTGTAAGTGCAATATTTATAACACATGAATATCTTAACTTTTTTATTAGTGAGATTATATTGTCAGTGCTGGACGGCTGGTGAATATTTTAAAATTCCGTTTATTCCTTGGTTTGGCTGATGTCCACGAGAACATCGTATTAAAGAACTTTTGTCTGTTATTGACAGAAGAAAATTTCCTGGTTGAGTGGTTAGTGTGTGAGGTACTCTGCTCTGAGATCGTTTGTTCGAATCTTGGTGGTGCCATTTTTTAAGTTCCTAGTTTTCCCAGCCGCGTTTAGGGTGTGCTTGTTTGCGCTATTAAAAAAGAGAGGGTTTTTTCTGCAAAAATAAGTTGCGATGCACCGACAGTGGGGCCATACGCACATGGCACGCCACACAAGCAGCTCCTACTTCCGCATACATGTTGGGTGACCCGTATTTGCACGTGATGTCAAGTTAGATGACTACAAATCCATATTTTCAAAATTTTAACATCAAACTGAACATTTAATGCAAGTTGTATGACAACCAGTGATATTACCTCATACAATTTTTGTGGGAACTTAACAATGAAAATAGAAGAGTAACTACAACTAGAGATGATATCATGCGTGTTACCGCAGGAATCGGTTGCAATTATTTAAATGAGATTTGGTTGTATGAAACAATTTAGATTAACAATATGAGATTTAAAACTAAAATGTATATAAGCTACTTGTGTACTGATTAATGTATAGTTGTAAAATATATATTGAATACGAGTATCATGCATGATGCATTTGAAAGGTGGGTCTTTTTCATGAATTGTTGCATGGTGAGTTGGTATAGTTGCATTAAAAATGTATCTTTTTTACGCATTTTGGTATAGTGAGTTGACATAGTTGCATGTTCAAAGAATTTATGGAATTAGTGGGGACCAAGTACAAAGTGGAATTTACTCTAAATCTCTtctctccctaataataaagcacggattgactttgtcgggttcaccgtcacaatacgctttcttctcatgtcataatacGTTTTTACAATTTGTATGGACAAAATCATAATATAAACGAGGTGGTACTAAAGCGTTAATAATAAAAATAAGAAAAGGCCAACCTAAATCCCGACACATCCACCCCCACGGCCCCACCTACGCCATCGTCTTCCTGCCCCGATCCCAGCCCACTAGCCGCTCCCAGCCAATCGCCCCACCCCGCGCCTCCTCGCTGCTGTGCCGCCGGCGATGTGTGGCGCTCCCGGCCACGCGCCACTAGCCTCCTCCCGGCCACGCGCCCCGGCGACTCCTCCCTACTCCACTCCCCGTGAGTCGCGCCGCCCCCGACCACGTTGGGACTGGGACACGTCTCCTCCCAGCTCCGTCCCATTGACCAGCGCAGCTCCTCCTCCATGTGGCCTGCTGGTGAGAGCTCTGGCTGCTCCTTTGATTCGTTGTTCTGCCCAGCCATTAGAGATTTGTTTTTGCATCAAATTGTAGGACATCTGTTTGATACAATGTCCACAAGAATATTCATGTGTAACGCACGGTGCAGCCCCACCCAAGGTTTTGGTTACCGGTCGAAATTTCAAGATTTCCCATGGTTACCGCGTATTTCCGTGCCCCTCGGTAAATCACCATACCAAGCAAAAAATaccattttttgaaatttttgaattTAAACACTCGATTTACAATTAAGTACGTAGGTTCTAATTAATGTCATGAGAGTTGGTTCTGGCGTGTTGGTAGCAACCTAGTTCCTGTTTTGAGAGGTCTCTAGTTCGAATATTCGTTCATTCACTTATTTGAATTCATAATTCAACTATAAAATTTGCTCGAAATATTCTCGGTATTTCTCGGTAACCGTGGTAACCACATTTATCAGTCCCCCTCGGTAAAATTGCCTCATTCGGTAACCAAAACCTTGGccccacctctctctctctctctctcctccttctctctctctctctctcatacaGCATGCTCTACTTGCAAGTTTGTGTTAGCCACCTATTTGTTAATATGCTTTTCAAGGCCTACAAATATTTATAAAAGAGTGGAATCACAATCTAGAAGGCCAATTTATATAGAGGCAATGAGCTACTGAACGTTGGTAATAATGATGCTACAATTTTTCGGAATAGACCGAAACTACAGGAACAATATAGTAGTGGTGAAATTTTGGATAGAGTGATAAACAACTTTTGTACTTTTCTTATTCAGATTAAAGGGAGATCATCCTCCCCAGCTACTTAACAAACAATAAAATATATATACACGCTACAAATAAGTTCAAATCCTTGGGTGGGTTCAAATATTTTGTCATGAGAAGTCCATATGTTCAGTTTTGGGAAAGTATACCTCCCGCTGAAAGAACAGGGGAAAGACCGTTTCATTTACGCCAAGGTCGCCCTGATGCTGATCACCAGTGGGGCGTTGGCAGTAGCATGCcgcctggccggccgcctctgcAACTACACGGTTGAGGAGGAGATAGGTGAGGTCGAGCCTGAGATCCGTAGCATGCATGACTCCGTAGACATGGCGGCGGCCATGGTGTGTGTAGGTTTTTTCTGGTAGTGACACCTATGAAGAAGGTTAGGTGATCCATACGGGCAGGGACGCTCCTGAGTTGGAAGAGTAGCCAACATAACACCAACCATAACATGTGCTTCTTACTCTGTGTATGGCAGTATGGCTTGCTGTCAAAACACCAAACATAACATGTTCTTGGTTAGTTTAGTCAAGCCATTATTTGTCTATAATGTACGAAATTGTAATGTTCTCATGTGTGTTATGATGTTTCAAGTATACTACTTCTCTGTTTTCTCGGAAAAAAAGTATACTACTTCGGAGCCAACGAGGCATCACATAACTGTGTATGATGCATTCTTCAGGTCGAGGGTCTGATAATGGACATAACACAGCTACTGGAGAGGAGATTAAAATATGGAAGATAGCAACAGCGGGGGAAGCTGAGGCTGGTAGATCCATTGAGCAAGAGTGCCAGACCCAGGTGTGTTTATAATTGAGCTGTTTGTAAGACCAATGCTGCATGGATGGTTGCACTCAGAGTCTCTGTAGTTATTTAGCTGAAGGTGTGCATGAGTTTGAGCTATATATTATTTTTGTAGTTTTAACTTTAGAACCATGAAAGTTGTCCCTTTTTTATAAATAACTTCATGTGGAGAAATATTGTTTTTGAGGGAAACAAGGTCAAGAATTCGCATTAGTGGTTGGCAGTGGTAATATAATAAGTTCGCATTTTATACCAGCTAGCAAGACTTCACAGAACCACTGCCTCAAACTTTAGAGAAGATGAGCATGAATGATTGTTTTGGTTGCAACTCCAACAACACGTGCATCATATTTCTGTGAATCCGGTAGCTTATGCAGCCCATAATTAGTTTCCCGGCAGATTGATGATTGGGAGAAGTATATAGAATGCCCCTGTATAGGTGCGTACAGAATGACGATTGGGAGTTTTCTGAAGGTTAGAATTTCAGCATATTAGTATCTTCATTTTCCAACAgactaaaaggatataagttttGGTTGTGTGCCCATTTGTGTGTGCACGTGGGTAAAAGATCCTTGGAGATTTTCGTTTTTTTAGATCTCTCATGCACCTTGAGCTAGCAATCCAACCTACAATGTTACTTTTCGTATGAACAAAGctcaaaaaaatattttgaatatTGTCCTGTCATTCTTGTGAATCTGCACCTCAAAGTTATAATTTTCGCAGCAAACAATGCAAAGAAACAAGAGTAACGGAGTAATAGATCATATAAATGTATGGTGGTGATTGATCAGTCATGGTCCAAGAATGACAGGGAAATTAAAACTAAGCACCACATGCCCGCATAATAGCAGAACCAGAGCAAGAGAAGAATGTTGACTAGCAGGTCGACAACGACGCCTGCTAAGGGAGCATCCACACACGCATCCTTTTGCCACTGCCGAAGCCCCCTATCCTCGAGCTTGACAGGCTCGTGTGCCATCCTGGACGACGTCATCGCCATGGCCCCCAAGCCTCGCAACCACGTCGCCAGCTGCCGCCAAAGCTGAGCACGTTGGAAGACCAGGATGAGGACAGCCCATACCGCATCCAAGGTAGTACTTTCAGTCATGCTTACAAACAAGTTTTTTTCTATGAAAACAAAACTTTTGTTTCTGGGCAGCATGTTCCTCCCGGGCATCAAGACTGTGCAACTTTGAACCAAAGGGTGAGGTAGCTAGCTCCCTTACTGTTGTTTTATTTGATTTTCCTAAGGCATTACATACATAATTGTAACCCGGCCTAAGCTTCCTAGAAATACATACGTCTCGCTAGGAAGTTTGGATATGTTCTAACTCTTCTCAGTTAGGATTAGCTAGATATATTCTAACTGTTCTCAGTTTGGATATGCTCTAACTCTTCACAACGAGGAGTATATATTGATCATAGAAATTTGTCAGTGATGCAATGTTTTGTGTACAAGCTGATTCGTCTTTTTGGTGACATCAGATTTTTAGTAGATGAAGGAGAAAGTCCGCGCCAAGAAGACCATTCTGATGGATTCAAGAGAATCAAGAGTGAAGCATCGAGATACGATAAATATGTCGATGACAAATATGCCTACCGAGACATTGAATGGTTTCAGATATCTTTGGTTGATTTGGATTTGCTCACATAGAAAAAGGATGGCCACATATATATGGTAGTTACTTCCATGTCACAAAGGTGTTCTTCAGTAGGTACTGCACAATCACGTTGAAGTTTCACAACAATCACATTCTCAGTGTTGTTGTCATATCATATATCTCTACAGTGTTTGATCACAATTTAGACAATTGATCTAATGTTGCTCATCTTTCAATATAATGTCTTCTTTTTCCAGATTTACATTTCCATTCTGCAGGAGGACCTATGCTTTAGCATGTTGATCTCTTTTTAATTTTCATGTTGCTATATACTTTTGTCCTAGCTTAAGGACCTTGGCGATTCAAGAGTTGTAGGACATGATACATACTGTCAGTGTTAGTAGGAACTGTGGGCGTTAGCCCCCTGTCGAGTATTGCATATTTAGTACGTGCAAGTCTGCTAAGGGGCCTTGAGATATGCTTATTTATGATGCTAGGTCTTTTTTTTCGTTGTAACGCACGGCCTTTTTGCTAGTTAAAATAAAAAGTAGAGCGCTCCTATGACGTACTCCTATTACCCTTATTAAAAAACTCGCTAGTGAATTATACTACTGTACcaaaagagagaggagagagagagagagagagagagagagagagagagaaaagaaaGTTGGTATCGCTAGTGCATGAATCTGAAGTATTTGGCGACGACGGCGTCGATGAGGATCTGGTAGCCCCTCTCGGTGGGGTGGTAGCTGTCCCAGAACAAGTACTTGGAGGGGTCCTTGCAGAGCGGGCTGGCGAAGTTGCAGAGCACGGCGGCGGCCAGCCCGATGTAGCCGCAGCAGGCGTCGTGGGTGTTGGTCAACCCGAACGCCTCCGGCCGATAGATCACGTCGGCGAGGATGGTGTAGATGTCGACGTTCACGAGCGTGACCCCCGGGAGCCTGACGCCCAGCCTCGCCATCTCCTGCCCCACCCTGTGGTTGAAGAGCAGGGCGAGCTGGTTGCGGTCCGTGGCGCACTGCTTCCGGAGCCCGCCGGCGATCATGCGCTGCGACGGCAGGCACCCCACCGGCGGCGCCCCCACCAGCGCGATCCGCTTCGCGCCCAGGTCCGCCAGCGACTGCACGTAGGCGATGGCGCGGCTCACCATGTTCTCCGCGTACCCGGGCTCCGTGATGCCGTCCGCGAAGGTGAAGTGCTCCACGATGTCGTTGCTGCCCGTGACGATGAAGTAGAGGGCCTTGTCCGGGACGCTGCCCCCGACCCTCTCCTTGTACTCCTGGAACAGCTGCAGCTGCCGCTCCATCGTCAGCGCCGACATGGTCCGGCAGGTGGCGTTGTCGAAGCCGTTGCCCGCGGAGGCGAAGCTCACGCCCGTCTTGAGCTCCTCGACGGAGAGGCCCTTCTTCAGGTACGGCGGCAGCAGCTCCTTCACGCCCAGCGCCGACGCTGCACGCACGCACGCGTTTCCAAAACAAAACCATCGTTGATCCTTGGCTGCTTCGGAGATACTATTACTGGTGAATTGAAACTGCGTTTTCATGGAAAAAGTATATATTGTAGACATGCCTAGGAGGTCGACGCTGATCTTGCCGTTGGAGAACCGGCCGGTGTGCTTGTGGCCGGGGAAGTCCTTGCCGTAGGGTGGGAAGTTGGCCCGGATGAACGTCCGGAGGTGGTTGTTGTTGCCCGTGTCGGCCACCGAGTCGCCGAACGCGAGGATCGCCGGGAACTTAGGCGGCCCGGCCGGCAACGGAGGCGCCTTGGGCGGCCCTACCGCCGGCGGAGGTGTAGTGGGTGGCCCTCCCGCCGCAGGAGGTGGCTGCGCCGTGACCACGACTCCGGCGAGAACCAGCAGGGAGGAGATCACGCCAGACGCGGTGGCGACCGCCATGTGAGTGGCAGCGAGAGTTGTGAGCCGGAACCACCGTGGACGAACACCGCCCGAGATTTGTGATGTGGTGTGCATAAATAGGCCGCGCAGCTGCTCGTTTCACCAAGTGACTTCGTCTAAAGGAAAACGGCAGTTGCATGCGAGATCATGAAGAAGACCCGGTGTGGTCACATGCATGCATGTCCTTGGCAGGGTTACATTTGTGAATGGATGCGATACATGCTCTCTGTCTCTCTGGGTTTTTTCTTCTTCGTCTCTGGATGAAGGCTAAATTTGCCCAAGTCTAGGCCGGGCCAGGGCAAGATGGAATGACACTATATTAAAGGAAGCAGGTTGTAGGAATTCTGTTATGAACGATGCTATACGTACGGCGGTTTCTGTACAAATCCACCCATTCATGCATTGGGACAAAGTGTACAAGGGCATGTACAGTGGTTGAtaagacaattttatcttaaaCCTTGCATGTAATTTGGATGCGAGAATAAAAGTATGTCTACAATGAGTCATCTCTTAGTATTATCTTTAATAATTAGCTATTCCTAAAAAGTGgtgagacatattgtgctaatACTACTAGAATTACACCCTACGTCGAGTGCTAGAAAATCTCAGGCAAAGAATTACACCCTACGTCGAGTGCAACCCTAAGCAAAGATGCATTGTTGTTGAGATACTCATGATCGCATGTACTTAGGCAGCTAGGATCTTCTTTTATTGTTTCCTAGTCTACGGATATCTCCCGATCCTTTTCATGTATATCGGATACGGTTGAGATATTCTTGCCCTTGTACTCTATGTATGCTACGAGCATACGATCAATGAACATATCGACAATCCACATGGTATCAGATACCGCGTCTCTTTCCTAAcgcttccgccgccgccgcccagttGTCGCCACGCTCCCCTGCCGCCGCAGTCCCTCCTGCCGCTGCACCCCATCCCGGCCACCGCCTTCCCTTCCCGCCGCCGCCCACCCCTACTTCACTAACCTCACATAGCAACCATGTCGTTCGCTTCCTACAACTCCTCCTCCTTCCCCACGTCCGGCGCCACAAACCACTCCAACCCGTTTGCCGGCCCTGACCCCATCCCCGCCGAAGACATCTGCAACGCCGACATCCTCGCCCGTGTGCCCATCCGTCTCTCCCAGGAGGACTCCTCTTACTATGCATGGAAGACATACTTTCATCTTTTTTTTCGTGAGTTTCATCTCCAGGAGCATATCGACGGCACTTTTGACTCCAAGGCCATGGCGTTCGACGCCGAGTGGTCGGCCGTCGAGGCGACGATCATTCGCTGGTTTTTCTTAACCATCTCCAAGGACTTGTTTTACACGGTGGTGCAGGATGACGATGATGCACACGCTGTCTGGACGAAGCTCAATAGCCTCTTCACCGACAATCGgctcctgttgaggatataaccattagagtcacccgcccaggaggggccgggttactcataatggtcatcacgcgaagcctagtaccgagcttgaagacggcgggtcaataatgggcttaagacccggagatggcttaaggcccgtagtgataaccgccattatggtggaacttgtagtgtaaggcaagaatagttgagagtccgagccggacactcttatgagccggccgggactctgagagccgctgggcgtcaacctctctatataaaggggcgacccggcggcggtttagggacaagtaagatctcgtcgagaaccaggcatagcgattaagctccctggtcatcgaaaccatcatcaataccacctcaactggacgtaggcttttaccttcaccgtaaggggccgaaccagtataacccccgtgttccttgtcccgtttaacccctttaaacttcctagctgcgatggctccacgactaagtcctaactcgaggacatctgccgtgacaattccacgacagttggcgcccaccgtggggccagcgcacggtggatttgagttcttgaagggcagcttcgaagggctcaagggatacgctgtgggccggatgaccaagagtcgtcgcggcaagctctacatcgacgatgcaacctggggccccgacaccggctcaatcgagtacggataccgggtccccttcggcggaatccacgtcttcattggtaagattggtgagccgggccctgagccgaaactctgcaccgatctcatggagacggctcagcgtgcacgacccgcccgggccctacctgccttgaagcatgctttcgtgggatgtgtccatggaggactctctgaagggtctggatctggtgatgagacggctgCCGGCTCTGACAGCGAGTCGGCTACGGATGAGTCAAATTCATTATATCAACTtcaggatggcaggctcaggggctgTTCCGACGGCGACAGCATTCCAGACCCCTTTgaaccgccgagccgggttggaatcttcatggccggcacgcaacctgttcaaaaccccgcctccaggtcaggaagcccggtgccctcaccggctcaggtgctgatggatctcacagacaagatgacggtcctgttgaccgctacggtgGCTCCGGTGGATCAAGTTcaacatgacgcggaggtggcacagttaaagttggatctagcaaaggccaaggaggatctggcggcggaggggatcaggatggctgcagagagggcggctctcgacgcccagactcagctgattcaggcatagtccttccggctcacgatggatcaaaacgcatccaatgaggtcatgagaaggaggcatcaaaaggcccaatctcgactccctccggtttacgatcctcgaaacctcttcaacacgccgggtgcagggtctagtaacccgccggagatcatagtgcccggggctgggacaccaattcagccccaagtgatgggacctccccgggtgaaccctgccccgccttagtacgtgccaataccactgggtcattatgccaacccgctggaaaacatggtcgccgcgggtCATTATGCCAATACCACCGGCTCGTCTTCCTTCAGCAAGAATTCTTCGGGTGCCATCAAAATAATTCCTCCGTGGATGATTTTTGCTTGCGCCTGAAGCGTCTTTGCGACAAGCTCCGCGACATCCGCGAGAAAGTCTCCGACGATCTTCTCATCAGCACCCTCATCGCTGGCCTCAACGAGGAGTTCACTCACGCGGCTGCTAGCCTCACGCTCATCCCCAACCCGACCTTCCCCAAGGTCATCGCCTACTTGCGTTTGGAGGAACGCAGGATGAAGAAGATGAGGGCGCAGGCGGTTCACACCGCCCTCGCCGCTGACACGTCGCGCGGTGCTGCTCCCCAACAGCAGCCGGTGGCCCCGTTCCCGCTGCCCCAGCCGGTCCAGCCGCCCTTCTTGTTTCCCTAACAGGGGCGCCGGCGCCTGCTGTCCCCAACGAACGCGGCGGTCGCCGCGGCAAGGGGGTGCAAGGGCCAGCACCGGCGGCCAACTCCGCCGGGCCACCCCGAGTCCACCACCAGCAGCAGCCCGTGGCGCCGTGGGCCTACGGGCACAATCCTTGGACCGGCGTAGTCCATGCATATTCTATGTCGGTCCCCCGCCCGACCGCTCCTGGCATCCTAGGTCCACGACCGGCGCAGCCCTAGGCATATCACGTCGTCCCGCAGCCACATGCGGCGTTCGCGGCGTTTCAGCAGCCCGGGTCATACCCGACCTACCCACTGTTGCTGGCCCCTGCAGCACAGCAGCCCGACGTCGTTTACTACAACACGACACCCACCCCGCTGCCTTGGGATCCGGCCCTCCTAGCTGCACTGCAGTCGGCCCCCATCCCCAACGCTTACACCGGTGGCGGCGATTGGTTCATGGACTCCGGGGCAACCGCACACATGTCCTCTAACCTGGGTAACTTAACCTCTTTCTCTCCCACCAACACCGCCACTCGCATCACTCTCAGCGATGGCTCTTCCCTTCCCATCACACATATTGGTTCTACTTCTTTTCCTTCTTCTAGTACACCTATTAATATGTCTCATATCTTAGTTTCTCCTGACTTAATCAAAAAACTTGTCTCTGTTCGCCGTCTTACTCATGAAAATCCGATTACAGTTGAATTTGATGGTTGTGGTTTTCTGTGAAGGACGCCCGTTCCCGGATGGTTCTTCATCGATGTGACAGCCCAGACGATCTCTACCCGGTCCACCCACCATCCTCCACCGACGCCGCCCCCGTCGCCCTCTCTACCGGTGTGGACCTCTGGCACGCTCGTTTGGGTCATCCAAATCACGCCACGCTCCGTCATATTCTTCGTAGTTTTTCTTTCACTTGTAATAAGGTCGATGACCATACTTGTCATGCTTGCCGTGTTGGCAAACACGTGCGCCTTCCCTTTAGCAACTCTACCACTATTGTTGCATACCCCTTTCAGTTgatacattgtgatgtttggacATCGCCCATTGCGAGCAATTCTGGCTATCTTTATTATCTTGTCATCTTAGACGATTTTACGCACTATGTGTGGACTTTTCCCCTTCGGCAGAAATTGGATGTTCTCTCAACACTTACATCTTTTTACTCATTTATCTCTACGCATTTTGGTTGACCCATTCTTGCGTTTCAAACAGACAATGGGAAAGAGTTCGATAGTCTTGCTGTCCGCAACCTACTCGCCACACATGGTACTGTCTTTCGTCTAACATGTCCTTACACCTCGCAGCAAAACTGGCGGGCGGAGCGTGTACTTCGCACTCTCAACGACTGCGTCTGTACCCTCCTGTTCCATGCCAACGTCCCGCCACGGTTCTGGCCCGATGCTCTTGCCACAGCGACTCTCCTCGACAACATCCGGCCATGCCGTGTTCACTGGAATTATGCGCCACATCAGTTGCTCTATGGCACTCCATCATCATACGATGATCTTCGCATCTTTGGTTGCCTCTGCTATCCTAGCACCACCTCCACCGCCCCCCATAAGCTTGCTCCGTGGTCTCTCGCATGCATCTTTCTTGGGTACCCCTCCAACACAAAGGGCTACCGGTGCTACGACCCCGTCTCTCATCGGGTGATCACTTCGAGGCATGTTTACATTGACGAAAAAGTGTTTCCATTTCAGCAGGTACCTCCCACGGACGCACCAACTTCGTCGACCCCGCCTCTCCTTGGCGGGCCACCTGCCGTGCTGCCGCCCCCTCGCGGCGGCCGCACACGCCCGTCCCTCTCCGATTTCGGCGACTCTGTGGGCGTACAGAGTGCCTCGGATGTTTGGGTGTCGGGCAACTCCGCGGACTCGGCCGCCTCTACGGCCTCGGGGTCGCACGCCTCCGTCTCGGGCGCCTCGGCCCCGCCCTCGTCAGCGCCAGCCCCGGGCCCGCTTGCCGCCGCCCCGGGCCTGCCACCTGCGGCCCCGCCAACAGCCGCCCTGGGCCTGCCTACTGCGGCCC
The sequence above is a segment of the Aegilops tauschii subsp. strangulata cultivar AL8/78 chromosome 6, Aet v6.0, whole genome shotgun sequence genome. Coding sequences within it:
- the LOC109733013 gene encoding GDSL esterase/lipase At3g14820-like; the protein is MAVATASGVISSLLVLAGVVVTAQPPPAAGGPPTTPPPAVGPPKAPPLPAGPPKFPAILAFGDSVADTGNNNHLRTFIRANFPPYGKDFPGHKHTGRFSNGKISVDLLASALGVKELLPPYLKKGLSVEELKTGVSFASAGNGFDNATCRTMSALTMERQLQLFQEYKERVGGSVPDKALYFIVTGSNDIVEHFTFADGITEPGYAENMVSRAIAYVQSLADLGAKRIALVGAPPVGCLPSQRMIAGGLRKQCATDRNQLALLFNHRVGQEMARLGVRLPGVTLVNVDIYTILADVIYRPEAFGLTNTHDACCGYIGLAAAVLCNFASPLCKDPSKYLFWDSYHPTERGYQILIDAVVAKYFRFMH